The genomic interval TCTTGATAGGCCATTTTAAATTATCATCTAGTTGCTTAGGTTTTCCATGTGTAGAGATAATCACTCATGTCTAGGAGCCGTATTGAAGATTTTCCTAGTGTTGAATTATGAGTAAGTTGACTTAAAGTGTTAGGATGCAATCCACAATTGGAAAGTTCTTTGATACAAGATTCCTGTGAAAAAtggaataaacaaaacaacaatggaataAACAAAAAAGACAGTCTGTTCAAAAGTCAGATATTAGAAAAGTTTATACTGTAGTACAGTGAAAAATAAGGCAATCCCCAAGCTGTGGCTTTATATTGAAAATatacaaatcaatggggaaaataTCAATTCTTATAATAATATATTCGTCCAAATGAAGTATTTCCTTTTATTCACAACCAGCTATATTGTCGGTTTGGTGTACTGACAGTATAGtttttcctctgcctgtcctGCAGTGAATAAATTGAATTGTAGCTCTTCTAACTACATGAGGGAAACTTATTAACATGTTATTTACTAGTTGTATTTTTGGGCAACTCATAAGTGtgtcaccccaccccccaccccgggaTAAATGCATTTATTAGTTTACCTTCATATGCTGCTTGTCACTGATACCTGTGTTAAACACAGCTGTTGGTTCATGAGTATAACATGTAGCTGAGAAAGTTCCATTTTGAGCAGATTTCAGTAACATGGACAAAGAATGGAGACAATGGGGCATAATAGGGCCCACAATCTCCAAACTAAATAGATCTTTATAATGTGAATGGACTTGTGTTCTCACATTTATACTTCGGGcctaggaaagaggaagaaaaaaatgcttaattGCAATTTATACATGCTCCTATTACCAAAGGAGAGTTACCCTGGGCAATTGATATTTGAGATTTATTGTTAAAAAGCTCTGTGCTCAGAGATGGTTGACTAAGCCAGGCAAGGTTACTAGCTACACCAAAATTAGCAGCGGTCTAAATCTGAGCATACCAATTAATGTGGATGAGCAATAGTAGGAAACAGTATAAGCCAAGTCACCAAGCAACTACAGTCCAGTCCCTCTTCAAGAAATGGgtggttcaaaaatgtgaaaaataaatacatttacataTCAGGTCTACATCTTCCAATTGGTGCTAGAAAACATAGTTCCTTTTAAATTCTAAAAACCctgcaattttatataaattgtaggtgtttgaataaacacagataaTTTCAGTAACTGTTTGAAACAAATTGCCAAGTGAGTAGAGGACAACTTTCTAAAATAATGGTGATTCTTGCTTAATGATGGTAATTGGGGCTGGCAACTCAGTTGCTGGTCATAAAGCGAAAAAAACCACGACCACTGAGTTATGATGGCAGTTTCAGCAATTCCAATTGCCATCATTAAACAAGCATGTTACAGGTTCAGCTGTCTGCCCAAATTCCGCAGAAAAGAAAACCCCTTTTTGGAGCAAACCTCATCAACTGCCAGGGAAGCTAAGAGAGGGAGAACAAAACGGCTGCCCCCATGCATCCTGTTGCCAGAGTAGTGGGGAGGAAGGGTTGGGGCATGAATCCCAATCCAGATGGGCCCAAGGGCAGGGCAGGAGGCTGCCCGCCAGTTCTTCCTAAGCCCAATTGCATAGATGGCTAGCAagtgtctggcagctctgtgcaatACTTTCCAGACTGACCCGACACTGAAAGACTTGTGCACTTGTTAGAAATACTCCAAGCCACTTTCCCACAGCAACAAGCTTAATTTCAGGCAGGGTCTTGGGATGGCAGCATGTAAGGAAGCAAGAGTGATGAGGCAGGATGGTGATGCCCCTACCCTCACGGATCTCCCTCTACTACCTTTTAATCCTCTGCTGCTTCGTTTGGACCATCAGCAGTTTGACAATGAAAAAGAAGGGCAACTGGAAAAAGAAGGACAGCCTGGACATTTCCAAAGGCTTGCAGCTTCCTGCCAGCTTTCGTATAGATTTTGTGGTAAGCCGGCAGGCAAAGTTGCTTGtgacaatcatgtgactgcagggcacTGCCATATTGTGAAGGCTGATCGCCAAACACCCAAATTGTAACCATAGGACCGTAGTGGTGCTGCAAGGGCTACAACTTTGAAGACTGCTTGTAAATTCAACTTGTTCAGcaatgttgtaacttcaaacagttgctgaacGAATGATTGTTAAGGAAGGAGCCCCTGTATAAATTACTTTCTTATCTTGAATTAAGAACTGGAAAAGAGACAGTCTTGTAGCTGAATAGAGCAAAATGTGTATCAGGAGCaatgttattctattattataatGTATGCTTTCTAAGAGTTATGTTTAATTATTTGGATCCTGCATTTTCCTATGCCAGGGCTTTCAGAGAGGGCATTTTACAAAACAGTTTGGAGAAAACCAGTATTTGGCTACTCTTCCGTTTAGTCCCTTCTGCTCCCTCTTACATAATTCTGAAAGGTCTCTCAGCTAATCTAAGCAGATTTTCAGATAGTGAATGGGATAGCAGAGAAAGAGTTATTAATTGGTGAGAATCAGCTTTATCCCTTATTTTTGCCAGAATAAATGTTCATCCAGAAGCTTCTGGTAAGTGATAGATACATCACTCACCTATCCTAACTTAACTTCCTTCTCCAAAATTGGACAGTGTATACTTTATCACAGTATTTAGAATAGATTATAGTGTACAACATATAATAAGATCTCATTATAATTTATTACCTTGAGTGTCTGCATTGTTGCGCCTCTAAAAACAACTGGGGACAGCAATGTTGGAGGGATGCCAGCTTGAGGTCCTGCAGAAGCCACTAAACTTTTACAATTTATCAAGAAGTTCAACAAAGTGAATGTATTTGTCCCTTTTACTAACACTGCAGATTCAGGCCTGTGATCCaattttatctcatttttttctttgcagctaCATAGACAGTTAAGGAAGATGCACGCATACATGGTAATTGTAGATTAATATGAACTTATCTGTTGGGAAAGATTATAATAAGccaaataaatgttatttaaatatGCTTTTATTATCTTTGCAAACCTGGAAAAGTGTAAGGAGGCTTGCAAGGATAATAAAACCAAAGCTTACTATTATATAGGAGAATTCCAAATATTTCTGCAAACTAAAAGTGAAGATTTTCATAGAAATAGTTGCAATATTTAAAtatactatttaacatatatacTTCAAagctttccagaaaaaaatattttactattggAAAACTAACATGTCATGAATTCCCAGAAATTGagaaaatcaagaaagaaaaaatgggacAACTATGACACAGAATCTCAGGTTCTAAGGGAAAAGGTGGAAGAAGGaaatttctaaataaacaaaAACCCAGATACTAGCCACAACTGAAAAATGATCACTGCCATTTTGACTACCTGAGCAACAGCTATTACAATATTTCTATATACAGATCCTAATATTACCTAGACTGCATATAATACAATGCAAATTCAACTATTGATTAAAGGAAAATGTTTTAACTCTTAAAAGGATACAATTTGGTAGAAATTGTGTCtggttttttaattttgtcttcAATTCCCATTTCCACCAGCCATAAAATTCCATCATCATCGTCGTCATCACTGCCATCACCACCACTCATTTCCAATTCTCTGAGTAGCAAAACAGAAGAACTATCAATCTCTAAAAAGAAGTAATAGTTCTAAGAAATGCACATTAAGCCACTGTAAGCACTAGATTACATACTTTTCAATTTCACTGCCCATTATTTCAGTATCTTTTTCAACTTCGGTTTCTAAAGAAGAAGCTGCAGCATTGAATTTTTTTTGTCTAATTCCTTGAAATGGTAAATCAAATTCAAtacctataaaaagaaaaaagaatgatttaTGTCTTGGTTATGGACATAATTTTTTACATTGTTCATAACGTTTCTTTACCTTCATTTTTCATGGCTTCCCTTAATCCTCTAGTTGTGGGAGAAATTAATGCTGTGATCATATCACTTCCAGCTAGTCCTGCTGCACGGAACAGTACAGTGAATTGATAAGTGCAAACATAGAAATAGGGACATAACTTGGCTCTCAACAAGTTATAAAGAGAGGTAAAACTGAGAGACCtgcaaattaaacaaacaaacagaacgaTCAACTTCCTGGTATAGGACAAGGAAACAACGTAAACCAGTTGTTTTAAGATGACACATGGATGTATTTCTGAGCAATAATGCAAATCTGACTATTATTTCACCTGAATTCAAAATTCCGGTGTTATTCTTCCTTTATTTCATTCAAATAATCAGTTTTTATCTAGTTTTCAGGCTACTTTTTATGTTATTCTGGGTTCTTTTCAGTTATatagtacatttaaaaaaaatcaaaaaaccTACGTACAGTTCTTCTTTTACATCATTCAAATAAgttagaagaaaataagaagtgaTTCACTGGCtaattttgtcttttattttctacaTAGCCTATTTattgttttcctctttcttcatcCAACTTCACTATTGTAAAAATAGGGAAATTATTGTGGTAATCCACACAATAATGTGATAATTATTGCATACATTAAAACAGTTTATTCTCATCATGGGAAAATTAAGTAGCTGTCTCATAGGCATTTGGAAAGTAACTTAATTAACTTAAATTATTCTTTGCCAATAAAG from Thamnophis elegans isolate rThaEle1 chromosome 6, rThaEle1.pri, whole genome shotgun sequence carries:
- the DONSON gene encoding protein downstream neighbor of Son; the encoded protein is MCSVVPDYSPGFKKPPEILRLKRKRSRRSEMVVLPEEVSSVATLKDSPVPPRLGPGGRRRNPFTNVGNTPRLLPEPSLVQSSAQRLAGVEWIMARNDVFSRSEKQSLKSHDKDGSTLKEELSEIATAETLIKDSSLAISDTEVLSSPSFEFPADWSIKTRLLVTSSQSFAWADHLKAQEESQGYIQHCRATLINLPQSIQEPKLSTELRCAFQQNLVYWLHPFFPWLPLFPRIGADRKMVGKSHPCAFNEELQQMFMNEWSLSFTSLYNLLRAKLCPYFYVCTYQFTVLFRAAGLAGSDMITALISPTTRGLREAMKNEGIEFDLPFQGIRQKKFNAAASSLETEVEKDTEIMGSEIEKELEMSGGDGSDDDDDDGILWLVEMGIEDKIKKPDTISTKFCKEKNEIKLDHRPESAVLVKGTNTFTLLNFLINCKSLVASAGPQAGIPPTLLSPVVFRGATMQTLKARSINVRTQVHSHYKDLFSLEIVGPIMPHCLHSLSMLLKSAQNGTFSATCYTHEPTAVFNTGISDKQHMKESCIKELSNCGLHPNTLSQLTHNSTLGKSSIRLLDMSDYLYTWKT